A portion of the Lolium rigidum isolate FL_2022 chromosome 1, APGP_CSIRO_Lrig_0.1, whole genome shotgun sequence genome contains these proteins:
- the LOC124668385 gene encoding puromycin-sensitive aminopeptidase isoform X1, which produces MARRLISPAAACQGCGLVKAGFLGMLSPLHYQRLPPPSSKRSSAGNNYSSCRANLAKEGSHWTRTIPKPSLSLHSSKFVSKRTSCSVATEPPPAATEEPEMDLPKEIFLKDYKKPDYLFDTVDLEFQLGDEKTIVTSKIGVSPGNEVGNTSPLALHGRDLKLLSVKVNGTELKSDEYTVDPRHLTILTPPAGVFTLEIVTEIYPQLNTSLEGLYRSTGNFCTQCEAEGFRKITYFQDRPDVMAKYTCRIEGDKTLYPVLLSNGNLIKQGDLEGGKHYALWEDPFKKPCYLFALVAGQLECREDSFVTCSGRKVTLRIWTPGQDLPKTSHAMYSLKEAMKWDEEVFGLEYDLDLFNIVVVPDFNMGAMENKSLNVFQSRLVLASPEAATDGDYAAILGVIGHEYFHNWTGNRVTCRDWFQLTLKEGLTVFRDQEFSSDLGCRTVKRIADVSKLRSYQFPQDAGPMAHPIRPHSYIKMDNFYTVTVYEKGAEVVRMYKTMFGATGFRKGMDLYFQRHDGQAVTCEDFYAAMCDANNTQLPNFLQWYSQAGTPTVKVSSSYNESSKTFSLKFSQEVPPTPGQPLKEPMFIPVAVGLVDSTGKDMPLTTIYSDGMLQTLSNDGQPIFTTVLQFNKKEEEFIFNNVSERPVPSLLRGYSAPIRLDSDLTESDLYFLLANDSDEFNRWEAGQVLARKLMLSLVADFQQQKTLALNPKFVDGLRAILRSTVLDKEFIAKAITLPGQGEIMDMMPVADPDAVHAVRTFIKKELASQLKDDLLAAVSSNRSSEAYTFNHDNVARRALKNTCLAYLVSLNEPDVTELALNEYNSATNMTDQFAALAALSQNPGQVRDDALLDFYNKWQHDYLVVSKWFALQATSDIPGNVANVQKLLSHPAFDMRNPNKVYSLIGGFCGSPVSFHAKDGSGYKFLGEVVLQLDKINPQVASRMVSAFSRWRRYDETRQALAKAQLEMIISANGLSENVYEIASKSLAA; this is translated from the exons ATGGCTCGTCGTCTCATTAGCCCCGCCGCGGCGTGCCAGGGCTGCGGTTTGGTTAAGGCTGGGTTTCTGGGCATGCTCTCCCCCCTCCAT tATCAAAGATTGCCACCACCCTCATCAAAGAGGAGTTCTGCAGGGAATAATTACTCTAGCTGCCGCGCTAATCTAGCGAAGGAG GGTTCGCATTGGACAAGAACAATACCGAAACCTTCTTTGTCGTTACAT AGCTCAAAGTTTGTCAGCAAGAGGACATCTTGTTCGGTTGCAACAGAGCCGCCTCCTGCTGCTACTGAAGAACCAGAGATGGATCTTCCAAAGGAGATATTCTTGAAAGATTACAAAAAACCCGATTACTTGTTTGATACG GTGGATTTGGAATTTCAACTTGGTGATGAAAAGACCATAGTTACATCAAAAATAGGTGTATCTCCGGGCAATGAAG TAGGCAATACATCTCCACTAGCTCTTCACGGACGTGATCTAAAGCTGTTATCAGTCAAAGTCAATGGCACAGAGCTGAAG AGTGATGAGTATACAGTTGATCCACGCCATCTGACAATTTTGACACCTCCTGCTGGTGTATTCACTTTGGAAATTGTTACGGAGATCTATCCTCAGCTCAACACTTCTTTGGAG GGGCTGTACAGATCGACTGGTAATTTTTGCACCCAATGTGAAGCTGAAGGGTTCCGGAAAATTACCTACTTTCAG GATCGCCCAGACGTGATGGCAAAGTATACTTGTCGTATTGAAGGTGATAAAACCCTCTATCCGGTGTTGTTGTCTAACGGCAATCTTATCAAGCAGGGTGATCTCGAG GGTGGAAAACACTATGCATTGTGGGAGGATCCGTTCAAGAAACCATGCTACCTGTTTGCCTTAGTTGCTGGTCAGTTGGAGTGCCGGGAGGACTCATTTGTTACATGTTCTGGCCGCAAAGTTACACTTCGaatttggacccctggtcaagaTTTGCCGAAAACGTCGCATGCTATGTATTCTCTTAAAGAAGCTATGAAATGGGATGAGGAG GTGTTTGGTCTTGAATATGATCTTGATTTGTTTAACATTGTTGTTGTTCCTGATTTCAATAT GGGAGCAATGGAGAACAAGAGTTTGAAT GTATTCCAATCTAGACTTGTGCTAGCATCTCCAGAAGCTGCGACTGATGGTGATTATGCTGCAATTTTGGGTGTCATTGGACATGAG TACTTCCACAACTGGACTGGCAATAG AGTGACATGTCGTGATTGGTTCCAGCTAACACTGAAAGAAGGATTAACTGTCTTCAGGGATCAG GAATTCTCATCAGATCTTGGCTGTCGCACAGTGAAGCGCATAGCTGATGTCTCTAAACTTAGATCCTATCAATTCCCCCAG GATGCTGGGCCTATGGCACATCCTATTCGCCCCCATTCGTATATCAAG ATGGACAACTTCTATACCG TAACG GTTTATGAAAAG GGTGCCGAAGTTGTCAGGATGTACAAGACAATGTTTGGAGCTACAGGGTTTCGAAAG GGCATGGATCTATACTTTCAGAGGCATGATGGGCAAGCTGTGACTTGTGAAGACTTCTACGCAGCGATGTGTGATGCTAATAATACACAACTCCCAAACTTTTTACAATG GTACTCTCAAGCAGGTACACCTACTGTTAAGGTATCTTCATCATACAATGAAAGCTCCAAGACATTTTCTTTAAAATTTAG TCAAGAAGTACCACCTACTCCTGGCCAACCGTTGAAGGAGCCAATGTTCATACCTGTTGCCGTTGGACTTGTTGATTCTACTGGAAAAGATATGCCCCTGACTACCATTTACAGTGATGGAATGCTCCAAACACTCTCTAATGATGGTCAGCCGATTTTCACCACAGTTCTCCAATTTAATAAG AAGGAGGAAGAGTTTATATTTAACAATGTATCTGAGAGACCAGTTCCTTCCTTGTTGAGGGGCTACAGTGCTCCCATCCGTCTTGATTCTGATCTGACTGAGAGTGACTTATATTTCTTACTTGCCAATGATTCAGATGAATTTAACAG ATGGGAAGCAGGTCAAGTATTAGCACGCAAATTGATGCTCAGTCTTGTTGCTGACTTCCAGCAACAGAAAACACTGGCTCTTAATCCAAAATTTGTTGATGGACTTCGAGCAATCCTGCGCAGCACAGTCTTGGATAAA GAATTTATTGCAAAAGCAATAACTCTGCCTGGTCAAGGGGAGATTATGGACATGATGCCAGTTGCAGATCCGGATGCAGTTCATGCTGTTCGCACTTTTATTAAGAAGGAACTCGCCAGTCAACTCAAAGATGATCTTCTTGCAGCT GTATCAAGCAACAGAAGTTCTGAAGCTTACACATTTAACCATGATAATGTGGCTCGCCGTGCATTGAAAAATACATGTCTCG CTTATCTTGTATCCCTGAACGAGCCAGATGTCACTGAACTTGCACTGAATGAATACAACTCTGCTACTAACATGACCGATCAGTTTGCTGCCTTAGCAGCACTATCTCAAAACCCAGGTCAAGTTCGGGATGATGCCCTTCTGGACTTCTATAACAAGTGGCAGCATGACTATTTG GTTGTAAGCAAGTGGTTTGCTCTGCAAGCTACCTCAGACATTCCTGGAAATGTAGCCAATGTTCAAAAGTTGCTGTCTCACCCTGCTTTTGACATGCGGAATCCCAACAAG GTATACTCTTTAATTGGAGGATTTTGCGGGTCACCTGTGAGTTTCCATGCGAAAGATGGTTCTGGTTACAAGTTCTTGGGTGAAGTCGTCTTACAGCTCGACAAAATAAATCCTCAG GTTGCATCCCGCATGGTATCAGCGTTCTCTCGGTGGAGGCGATATGATGAGACCAGACAAGCTCTTGCCAAG GCCCAGCTGGAGATGATTATCTCAGCCAATGGACTCTCTGAAAACGTCTACGAGATTGCTTCGAAGAGTTTGGCAGCTTAG
- the LOC124668385 gene encoding puromycin-sensitive aminopeptidase isoform X2, translated as MARRLISPAAACQGCGLVKAGFLGMLSPLHYQRLPPPSSKRSSAGNNYSSCRANLAKEGSHWTRTIPKPSLSLHSSKFVSKRTSCSVATEPPPAATEEPEMDLPKEIFLKDYKKPDYLFDTVDLEFQLGDEKTIVTSKIGVSPGNEGNTSPLALHGRDLKLLSVKVNGTELKSDEYTVDPRHLTILTPPAGVFTLEIVTEIYPQLNTSLEGLYRSTGNFCTQCEAEGFRKITYFQDRPDVMAKYTCRIEGDKTLYPVLLSNGNLIKQGDLEGGKHYALWEDPFKKPCYLFALVAGQLECREDSFVTCSGRKVTLRIWTPGQDLPKTSHAMYSLKEAMKWDEEVFGLEYDLDLFNIVVVPDFNMGAMENKSLNVFQSRLVLASPEAATDGDYAAILGVIGHEYFHNWTGNRVTCRDWFQLTLKEGLTVFRDQEFSSDLGCRTVKRIADVSKLRSYQFPQDAGPMAHPIRPHSYIKMDNFYTVTVYEKGAEVVRMYKTMFGATGFRKGMDLYFQRHDGQAVTCEDFYAAMCDANNTQLPNFLQWYSQAGTPTVKVSSSYNESSKTFSLKFSQEVPPTPGQPLKEPMFIPVAVGLVDSTGKDMPLTTIYSDGMLQTLSNDGQPIFTTVLQFNKKEEEFIFNNVSERPVPSLLRGYSAPIRLDSDLTESDLYFLLANDSDEFNRWEAGQVLARKLMLSLVADFQQQKTLALNPKFVDGLRAILRSTVLDKEFIAKAITLPGQGEIMDMMPVADPDAVHAVRTFIKKELASQLKDDLLAAVSSNRSSEAYTFNHDNVARRALKNTCLAYLVSLNEPDVTELALNEYNSATNMTDQFAALAALSQNPGQVRDDALLDFYNKWQHDYLVVSKWFALQATSDIPGNVANVQKLLSHPAFDMRNPNKVYSLIGGFCGSPVSFHAKDGSGYKFLGEVVLQLDKINPQVASRMVSAFSRWRRYDETRQALAKAQLEMIISANGLSENVYEIASKSLAA; from the exons ATGGCTCGTCGTCTCATTAGCCCCGCCGCGGCGTGCCAGGGCTGCGGTTTGGTTAAGGCTGGGTTTCTGGGCATGCTCTCCCCCCTCCAT tATCAAAGATTGCCACCACCCTCATCAAAGAGGAGTTCTGCAGGGAATAATTACTCTAGCTGCCGCGCTAATCTAGCGAAGGAG GGTTCGCATTGGACAAGAACAATACCGAAACCTTCTTTGTCGTTACAT AGCTCAAAGTTTGTCAGCAAGAGGACATCTTGTTCGGTTGCAACAGAGCCGCCTCCTGCTGCTACTGAAGAACCAGAGATGGATCTTCCAAAGGAGATATTCTTGAAAGATTACAAAAAACCCGATTACTTGTTTGATACG GTGGATTTGGAATTTCAACTTGGTGATGAAAAGACCATAGTTACATCAAAAATAGGTGTATCTCCGGGCAATGAAG GCAATACATCTCCACTAGCTCTTCACGGACGTGATCTAAAGCTGTTATCAGTCAAAGTCAATGGCACAGAGCTGAAG AGTGATGAGTATACAGTTGATCCACGCCATCTGACAATTTTGACACCTCCTGCTGGTGTATTCACTTTGGAAATTGTTACGGAGATCTATCCTCAGCTCAACACTTCTTTGGAG GGGCTGTACAGATCGACTGGTAATTTTTGCACCCAATGTGAAGCTGAAGGGTTCCGGAAAATTACCTACTTTCAG GATCGCCCAGACGTGATGGCAAAGTATACTTGTCGTATTGAAGGTGATAAAACCCTCTATCCGGTGTTGTTGTCTAACGGCAATCTTATCAAGCAGGGTGATCTCGAG GGTGGAAAACACTATGCATTGTGGGAGGATCCGTTCAAGAAACCATGCTACCTGTTTGCCTTAGTTGCTGGTCAGTTGGAGTGCCGGGAGGACTCATTTGTTACATGTTCTGGCCGCAAAGTTACACTTCGaatttggacccctggtcaagaTTTGCCGAAAACGTCGCATGCTATGTATTCTCTTAAAGAAGCTATGAAATGGGATGAGGAG GTGTTTGGTCTTGAATATGATCTTGATTTGTTTAACATTGTTGTTGTTCCTGATTTCAATAT GGGAGCAATGGAGAACAAGAGTTTGAAT GTATTCCAATCTAGACTTGTGCTAGCATCTCCAGAAGCTGCGACTGATGGTGATTATGCTGCAATTTTGGGTGTCATTGGACATGAG TACTTCCACAACTGGACTGGCAATAG AGTGACATGTCGTGATTGGTTCCAGCTAACACTGAAAGAAGGATTAACTGTCTTCAGGGATCAG GAATTCTCATCAGATCTTGGCTGTCGCACAGTGAAGCGCATAGCTGATGTCTCTAAACTTAGATCCTATCAATTCCCCCAG GATGCTGGGCCTATGGCACATCCTATTCGCCCCCATTCGTATATCAAG ATGGACAACTTCTATACCG TAACG GTTTATGAAAAG GGTGCCGAAGTTGTCAGGATGTACAAGACAATGTTTGGAGCTACAGGGTTTCGAAAG GGCATGGATCTATACTTTCAGAGGCATGATGGGCAAGCTGTGACTTGTGAAGACTTCTACGCAGCGATGTGTGATGCTAATAATACACAACTCCCAAACTTTTTACAATG GTACTCTCAAGCAGGTACACCTACTGTTAAGGTATCTTCATCATACAATGAAAGCTCCAAGACATTTTCTTTAAAATTTAG TCAAGAAGTACCACCTACTCCTGGCCAACCGTTGAAGGAGCCAATGTTCATACCTGTTGCCGTTGGACTTGTTGATTCTACTGGAAAAGATATGCCCCTGACTACCATTTACAGTGATGGAATGCTCCAAACACTCTCTAATGATGGTCAGCCGATTTTCACCACAGTTCTCCAATTTAATAAG AAGGAGGAAGAGTTTATATTTAACAATGTATCTGAGAGACCAGTTCCTTCCTTGTTGAGGGGCTACAGTGCTCCCATCCGTCTTGATTCTGATCTGACTGAGAGTGACTTATATTTCTTACTTGCCAATGATTCAGATGAATTTAACAG ATGGGAAGCAGGTCAAGTATTAGCACGCAAATTGATGCTCAGTCTTGTTGCTGACTTCCAGCAACAGAAAACACTGGCTCTTAATCCAAAATTTGTTGATGGACTTCGAGCAATCCTGCGCAGCACAGTCTTGGATAAA GAATTTATTGCAAAAGCAATAACTCTGCCTGGTCAAGGGGAGATTATGGACATGATGCCAGTTGCAGATCCGGATGCAGTTCATGCTGTTCGCACTTTTATTAAGAAGGAACTCGCCAGTCAACTCAAAGATGATCTTCTTGCAGCT GTATCAAGCAACAGAAGTTCTGAAGCTTACACATTTAACCATGATAATGTGGCTCGCCGTGCATTGAAAAATACATGTCTCG CTTATCTTGTATCCCTGAACGAGCCAGATGTCACTGAACTTGCACTGAATGAATACAACTCTGCTACTAACATGACCGATCAGTTTGCTGCCTTAGCAGCACTATCTCAAAACCCAGGTCAAGTTCGGGATGATGCCCTTCTGGACTTCTATAACAAGTGGCAGCATGACTATTTG GTTGTAAGCAAGTGGTTTGCTCTGCAAGCTACCTCAGACATTCCTGGAAATGTAGCCAATGTTCAAAAGTTGCTGTCTCACCCTGCTTTTGACATGCGGAATCCCAACAAG GTATACTCTTTAATTGGAGGATTTTGCGGGTCACCTGTGAGTTTCCATGCGAAAGATGGTTCTGGTTACAAGTTCTTGGGTGAAGTCGTCTTACAGCTCGACAAAATAAATCCTCAG GTTGCATCCCGCATGGTATCAGCGTTCTCTCGGTGGAGGCGATATGATGAGACCAGACAAGCTCTTGCCAAG GCCCAGCTGGAGATGATTATCTCAGCCAATGGACTCTCTGAAAACGTCTACGAGATTGCTTCGAAGAGTTTGGCAGCTTAG
- the LOC124681821 gene encoding protein SRC2 homolog — protein sequence MGSRYEVEVTVSSARDLKNVNWRNGDLKPYAVLWVDDGPKCSTRVDLDHGESPEWDEKIAVPLPPTSTRLEDAVLYLDVVHANAAEGTKPLVGSARLPLRDVLDDAGLGGRASRTLRLKRPSGRPQGRLDVRVAVREAARYYDPAYPPPYGQPAAGGARDPYAAPAPTYGSAAGYGSGGYGSGGYGQPAYAAPPSGYPAAYGAPPQPAGYPAAYGAAPAYGAPAPAPAYGAPAPAYGSSGYGSGAAVTEDPTKKKKGMGMGAGLAVGAAAGVLGGLALAGGASYIEDKIEDGVAEKVEADLAAGGGYDDFGGDDDY from the coding sequence ATGGGGTCGAGGTACGAGGTGGAGGTGACGGTGAGCTCGGCGCGGGACCTGAAGAACGTCAACTGGCGCAACGGCGACCTCAAGCCGTACGCGGTGCTCTGGGTGGACGACGGCCCCAAGTGCTCCACCCGCGTCGACCTCGACCACGGCGAGAGCCCCGAGTGGGACGAGAAGATCGCCGTCCCGCTCCCGCCCACCTCCACCCGCCTCGAGGACGCCGTCCTCTACCTCGACGTCGTCCACGCCAACGCCGCCGAGGGCACCAAGCCGCTCGTCGGCTCCGCGCGCCTCCCGCTCCGCGACGTCCTCGACGACGCCGGCCTCGGCGGCCGCGCCTCCCGCACCCTCCGCCTCAAGCGGCCCTCGGGGCGGCCCCAGGGTCGCCTCGACGTCCGCGTCGCCGTCCGCGAGGCCGCGCGCTACTACGACCCCGCCTACCCGCCGCCCTACGGCCAGCCCGCTGCCGGAGGTGCGCGCGACCCATACGCCGCCCCCGCGCCGACCTACGGTTCCGCCGCTGGGTACGGTTCGGGTGGGTACGGCTCCGGCGGGTACGGCCAGCCGGCGTACGCCGCGCCGCCGTCTGGGTACCCGGCCGCCTACGGCGCCCCGCCGCAGCCTGCTGGGTACCCTGCTGCCTACGGCGCCGCTCCTGCCTACggagctcctgctcctgctccggcgTACGGAGCTCCTGCCCCTGCGTACGGATCGAGCGGGTACGGTTCGGGCGCGGCGGTGACGGAGGACcccacgaagaagaagaaggggatggGGATGGGCGCCGGGCTGGCggtgggcgcggcggcgggggtgcTCGGCGGGCTGGCGCTGGCGGGCGGGGCGAGCTACATCGAGGACAAGATCGAGGACGGCGTGGCGGAGAAGGTGGAGGCCGACCTGGCTGCCGGCGGTGGGTACGACGActtcggcggcgacgacgactacTAG